Proteins from a single region of Halorubrum sp. 2020YC2:
- a CDS encoding IS6 family transposase codes for MPENDRLSGCLDDINLEFVEREATPRLLMKLSIQLHLAGLSLSNTVLFLEVFGVERVRSTVHNWVHKADLQPESGRSPNHVAVDETVIRLDDEQYWLYAAVDPETNDLLHTQLEPTTNNALADRFFADLRDKHDVDDATVLVDGSASLQRACRKHDLDFKYERHGNRNSVERVFREIKRRTTSFSNCFSNAKAETADEWLRSFAFAWNQLI; via the coding sequence ATGCCCGAAAACGACCGCCTCAGCGGCTGTTTAGACGATATCAACTTAGAGTTTGTGGAGCGAGAGGCAACACCGCGGCTGTTGATGAAGCTCAGTATTCAGCTTCATTTAGCAGGACTGTCGCTTTCGAATACTGTCTTGTTTCTTGAGGTATTCGGTGTTGAAAGAGTGCGCTCCACCGTTCACAACTGGGTTCACAAAGCCGATCTACAGCCGGAATCTGGTCGGAGCCCGAATCACGTTGCGGTTGATGAGACTGTGATTCGGCTTGATGACGAACAATATTGGCTGTACGCTGCTGTTGATCCGGAAACGAATGATCTGCTTCACACACAGCTTGAGCCGACGACAAATAACGCTCTCGCAGATCGGTTTTTCGCCGATCTCCGTGACAAACACGACGTGGATGACGCAACTGTTCTCGTCGATGGATCAGCTTCACTTCAGCGAGCCTGTCGCAAACACGACCTCGATTTTAAATATGAACGACATGGAAATCGGAACAGCGTCGAACGTGTCTTTCGCGAGATAAAACGCAGAACTACCAGTTTCTCAAACTGTTTTAGTAACGCCAAAGCAGAGACTGCTGACGAGTGGCTCAGATCGTTCGCTTTCGCATGGAACCAGCTTATCTGA
- a CDS encoding zinc ribbon domain-containing protein, producing the protein MTGDQLVPLAAIFAGVAAVNLAVMWLLVRQNRDPAELFGSAATRSSDADRDGEAPEAGPAVGLGRDADADGTGAASGGGGGDDPPPLDADGETVVCRHCGAENRAGYQYCRWCVRSGFVDEDADVTAGTAMTDRSL; encoded by the coding sequence ATGACGGGTGATCAGCTCGTGCCGCTGGCAGCGATATTCGCCGGCGTGGCGGCGGTCAACCTCGCGGTGATGTGGCTGCTCGTCCGGCAGAACCGCGACCCCGCGGAGCTGTTCGGCTCGGCCGCGACCCGGTCGTCGGACGCGGACCGCGACGGGGAGGCGCCCGAGGCGGGCCCGGCGGTCGGGCTCGGCCGCGACGCGGACGCCGACGGGACGGGCGCGGCGAGCGGCGGGGGCGGCGGGGACGACCCCCCGCCGCTCGACGCCGACGGAGAGACCGTCGTCTGCCGCCACTGCGGCGCCGAGAACCGGGCGGGCTATCAGTACTGCCGGTGGTGCGTCCGGTCGGGGTTCGTCGACGAGGACGCCGACGTCACCGCGGGCACCGCGATGACCGACCGCTCGCTGTGA
- the cobS gene encoding adenosylcobinamide-GDP ribazoletransferase gives MVLTAAALRGALGFLSRAPVGRSDGDWEAFRRTPAALPAVGYPIGALGALPVAAAALAPVRVPSLTVGVAFAAWLYLVTGITHLDGVADLGDAAVVHGDADRRREVMKDSALGVGGTVALALVVLGLAAAAAAIADLARGSPVGAVALVVAAEVGAKAATATLVCVGEAAHEGLGAALTEASDPRALVGVALATAPVLPLGRVAISPGGPGVVAGALTAAAVVAALAFAWSRARLGGVSGDVLGATSELARVAGLHAGVIAWTLS, from the coding sequence GTGGTCCTGACGGCCGCCGCGCTCCGGGGGGCGCTCGGGTTCCTCTCGCGGGCCCCCGTCGGCCGATCCGACGGCGACTGGGAGGCGTTCCGGCGGACGCCCGCCGCCCTGCCGGCGGTCGGGTACCCGATCGGCGCGCTCGGCGCGCTCCCGGTCGCCGCGGCCGCGCTGGCGCCGGTCCGCGTCCCGTCGCTCACGGTCGGGGTCGCGTTCGCCGCGTGGCTCTACCTCGTCACCGGGATCACCCACCTCGACGGCGTCGCGGACCTGGGCGACGCGGCGGTCGTCCACGGCGACGCCGACCGCCGGCGGGAGGTCATGAAAGACTCCGCGCTCGGCGTCGGCGGGACGGTCGCGCTCGCCCTCGTCGTCCTCGGCCTCGCGGCCGCGGCGGCGGCGATCGCGGACCTCGCGCGCGGCTCGCCCGTCGGCGCGGTCGCCCTCGTCGTCGCCGCCGAGGTGGGCGCGAAGGCCGCGACGGCCACGCTCGTCTGCGTCGGGGAGGCCGCACACGAGGGGCTCGGCGCCGCGCTGACGGAGGCGTCCGACCCGCGCGCGCTGGTCGGCGTCGCGCTCGCGACGGCCCCCGTACTGCCGCTCGGGCGGGTCGCCATCAGTCCCGGCGGACCGGGCGTCGTCGCCGGCGCGCTCACGGCCGCGGCAGTCGTCGCCGCGCTCGCGTTCGCGTGGTCGCGCGCCCGTCTCGGCGGGGTCAGCGGCGACGTGCTCGGCGCGACGAGCGAACTCGCCCGCGTCGCCGGGCTTCACGCGGGGGTGATCGCGTGGACGCTCTCCTGA
- a CDS encoding cobyrinic acid a,c-diamide synthase, with the protein MRGLVLAGTASGVGKTVATLAALRALESAGRTVQPAKAGPDFIDPSHHARVVGRPSRTLDPWLQGEDGLRRNYARGDGDVCVVEGMMGLYDGSAASTAGVAAALDLPVVLVVDASAGMESVAATALGFATYAERTAHDVDVAGVIAQRAHGGRHEEGIREALPDGLAYCGRVPPREDLEIPDRHLGLQMGKEAPLDDAELDAAAETLRTDRLLDISREPTPPATGPTPGAPDPAAGDGVGAETDGDRGDRPRVAVADDAAFRFLYPATRERLRERATVVPFAPTAGDDLPPCDGVYLPGGYPELHAEALAAGPALGSIADAAAEGTPVLGECGGLMALAETLTTVDGDAREMAGVLPADVTMRERYQALDHVELRAREETLTAGSGDRLRGHEFHYSAADVASDARFAFDVERGTGIDGDREGLTEHRTLGTYCHLHAESGAFDAFLDEVER; encoded by the coding sequence GTGAGGGGCCTCGTCCTCGCCGGCACGGCCTCCGGCGTCGGCAAGACGGTGGCGACCCTCGCGGCGCTGCGCGCGTTGGAGTCCGCCGGCCGGACCGTCCAGCCCGCGAAGGCTGGCCCGGACTTCATCGACCCGAGCCACCACGCCCGGGTCGTCGGTCGCCCGTCGCGGACCCTCGACCCGTGGCTCCAGGGCGAGGACGGGCTCCGGCGAAACTACGCTCGCGGCGACGGCGACGTCTGCGTGGTCGAGGGGATGATGGGGCTGTACGACGGCAGCGCCGCCAGCACGGCGGGCGTGGCCGCCGCGCTCGACCTCCCGGTCGTCCTCGTCGTCGACGCGAGCGCCGGGATGGAGAGCGTCGCGGCGACCGCGCTGGGCTTCGCGACGTACGCCGAGCGGACCGCACACGACGTCGACGTGGCGGGCGTGATCGCCCAGCGGGCGCACGGCGGCCGCCACGAGGAGGGGATCCGCGAGGCGCTCCCCGACGGACTCGCCTACTGTGGCCGGGTCCCGCCCCGCGAGGACCTAGAGATCCCCGACCGACACCTCGGATTACAGATGGGCAAGGAGGCCCCGCTCGACGACGCCGAACTCGACGCGGCCGCGGAGACGCTCCGGACCGACCGGCTGCTCGATATCTCCCGGGAGCCGACGCCGCCTGCGACCGGACCGACCCCGGGAGCGCCCGACCCCGCCGCTGGCGACGGTGTCGGGGCGGAGACCGACGGCGACCGAGGCGACCGCCCGCGGGTCGCGGTCGCGGACGACGCCGCCTTTCGGTTCCTCTACCCGGCGACCCGCGAGCGACTCCGCGAGCGCGCGACCGTGGTCCCGTTCGCGCCCACGGCCGGCGACGACCTCCCGCCCTGCGACGGCGTCTACCTCCCCGGCGGCTATCCGGAGCTCCACGCCGAGGCGCTCGCGGCCGGCCCCGCGCTCGGGTCGATCGCGGACGCCGCGGCCGAGGGGACGCCCGTCCTCGGGGAGTGCGGCGGGCTGATGGCGCTCGCGGAGACGCTGACGACGGTCGACGGCGACGCCCGCGAGATGGCGGGCGTCCTCCCGGCGGACGTGACGATGCGGGAGCGGTATCAGGCGCTCGACCACGTCGAACTCCGCGCCCGGGAGGAGACGCTCACGGCGGGAAGCGGCGACCGGCTCCGCGGCCACGAGTTCCACTACTCCGCGGCCGACGTGGCGTCCGACGCCCGGTTCGCCTTCGACGTGGAGCGCGGGACCGGGATCGACGGCGACCGCGAGGGGCTGACCGAGCACCGCACCCTCGGGACGTACTGTCACCTCCACGCCGAGAGCGGGGCGTTCGACGCGTTCCTCGACGAGGTGGAACGGTGA
- a CDS encoding adenosylcobinamide amidohydrolase has product MFEATVSDGVLRLRRSGTRWLSTGWDGGRSRAPAAYNVTVPEEFDRTDLAAYRDERLGRAGFGGGESGAPEADAGAGSPGADRDAPPTLFTGVSMAHARGARLGPVVAYATVGLSNPAMLPVGAEEATGSREPTARPEGRPGPGTVNLIVGAARSLAPGAAANLVAVAAEAKAATLLATAGVPGTTSDAVVVADDPEGAPAEFSGSATAVGGAARACVRDAVRASLRSRYPDGDLPGPAADAEHGVVTDERAEVFDP; this is encoded by the coding sequence ATGTTTGAGGCGACGGTCAGCGACGGCGTCCTCCGGCTCCGACGGTCCGGCACGCGCTGGCTCTCGACCGGCTGGGACGGCGGGCGGTCGCGGGCGCCGGCCGCGTACAACGTCACCGTTCCCGAGGAGTTCGACCGGACGGACCTCGCGGCCTACCGCGACGAGCGGCTGGGGCGGGCGGGGTTCGGGGGCGGGGAGAGCGGGGCTCCGGAAGCGGACGCGGGAGCCGGGTCTCCCGGGGCCGACCGCGACGCCCCGCCGACGCTTTTCACCGGCGTCTCGATGGCCCACGCCCGGGGCGCGCGGCTCGGGCCGGTCGTCGCGTACGCGACGGTCGGCCTCTCGAACCCCGCGATGCTGCCGGTCGGGGCGGAGGAGGCGACCGGGTCGCGCGAGCCGACGGCGCGTCCCGAGGGTCGCCCGGGCCCCGGAACGGTCAACCTGATCGTCGGCGCGGCGCGCAGTCTCGCGCCCGGGGCCGCGGCGAACCTCGTCGCGGTCGCGGCCGAGGCGAAGGCGGCGACGCTGCTCGCGACGGCCGGGGTGCCGGGGACGACGAGCGACGCGGTCGTCGTCGCGGACGACCCGGAGGGGGCGCCCGCCGAGTTCTCCGGCAGCGCCACGGCGGTCGGCGGGGCGGCCCGCGCCTGCGTCCGGGACGCGGTCCGCGCGAGCCTGCGGTCGCGGTACCCGGACGGCGACCTGCCCGGCCCGGCGGCCGACGCCGAACACGGCGTCGTCACCGACGAGCGGGCGGAGGTTTTCGACCCATGA
- a CDS encoding 50S ribosomal protein L15e, giving the protein MARSFYSHIKEAWQSPKEGKLAELQWQRKQEWRDQGAIERIERPTRLDKARELGYKAKQGVVVARVSVRKGGSRKQRFKAGRRSKRQGVNRVSRRKSIQRIAEERASRKYRNLRVLNSYWVGEDGSQKWHEVILVDPAHPAIENDDELNWICSDDHKGRAYRGLTSAGTKGRGQRKRGKGTEKTRPSVTSNDRQGK; this is encoded by the coding sequence ATGGCACGAAGTTTCTACTCGCACATCAAGGAGGCGTGGCAGTCCCCCAAGGAGGGGAAACTAGCGGAACTGCAGTGGCAGCGCAAACAGGAGTGGCGCGATCAGGGCGCCATCGAGCGCATCGAGCGCCCCACTCGGCTGGACAAGGCCCGCGAACTGGGCTACAAGGCCAAGCAGGGCGTCGTCGTCGCCCGCGTGAGCGTCCGCAAGGGCGGCTCGCGCAAGCAGCGCTTCAAGGCGGGCCGCCGCTCGAAGCGCCAGGGCGTCAACCGCGTCTCGCGCCGCAAGTCGATCCAGCGCATCGCGGAGGAGCGCGCCTCGCGGAAGTACCGGAACCTGCGCGTGCTCAACTCCTACTGGGTCGGTGAGGACGGCTCCCAGAAGTGGCACGAGGTCATCCTCGTGGACCCGGCTCACCCCGCGATCGAGAACGATGACGAGCTGAACTGGATCTGCTCGGACGACCACAAGGGCCGCGCGTACCGCGGCCTCACCTCCGCCGGCACCAAGGGCCGCGGCCAGCGCAAGCGCGGCAAGGGCACCGAGAAGACGCGCCCGAGCGTCACCTCGAACGACCGGCAGGGCAAGTAG
- a CDS encoding aminotransferase class I/II-fold pyridoxal phosphate-dependent enzyme, with the protein MNRERAAALGREPHGSSDDPDLLDFSANANPEVPDGVERAYRAAFESARTYPPEPPTGFRAAAADYVGCDPEEVVPTPGGLAAIRAAVALAVDPGDTALLPAPSFGEYAREVRLRGGEPAFVDAERVLDADPSGHALAVVCAPNNPTGTGYDREALLAFAARCRAAGTVLLVDEAFLGFTERESLAGTAGVVVARALTKLFGLPGIRAGFAVATGDLGAALRGARRTWNLSAPALATGEYCLRQGEFVGETRDRVERERGRLRAALSQRYEVGPSEAPFLLVDAGDRDVDRVIERARDRGVAVRDARSFRGLDSHVRVAVRRPAENDRLLAALGVGEAGDRGEGGESDV; encoded by the coding sequence GTGAACCGGGAGCGCGCGGCGGCGCTGGGGCGCGAGCCGCACGGGAGCAGCGACGACCCCGACCTGCTGGACTTCAGCGCGAACGCGAACCCCGAGGTCCCAGACGGGGTCGAGCGCGCGTACCGCGCCGCGTTCGAGTCGGCGCGGACGTACCCGCCGGAGCCGCCGACGGGGTTCCGAGCCGCCGCCGCCGACTACGTCGGCTGCGACCCGGAGGAGGTGGTCCCGACGCCGGGCGGGCTGGCGGCGATCCGGGCCGCGGTCGCGCTCGCGGTCGACCCGGGCGACACGGCCCTCCTTCCGGCGCCGAGCTTCGGGGAGTACGCCCGCGAAGTCCGGCTTCGGGGGGGCGAGCCGGCGTTCGTCGACGCCGAGCGCGTCCTCGACGCCGACCCGAGCGGCCACGCGCTGGCGGTCGTCTGCGCGCCGAACAACCCCACCGGGACCGGCTACGACCGCGAGGCCCTGCTCGCGTTCGCGGCGCGCTGTCGCGCGGCCGGGACCGTCCTGCTCGTCGACGAGGCGTTCCTCGGGTTCACCGAGCGCGAGTCGCTCGCGGGGACGGCGGGCGTCGTCGTCGCCCGAGCGCTCACGAAGCTGTTCGGGCTGCCCGGGATCCGGGCCGGCTTCGCGGTCGCGACGGGCGACCTCGGCGCGGCGCTGCGGGGCGCGCGCCGGACGTGGAACCTGAGCGCCCCGGCGCTGGCGACCGGCGAGTACTGCCTCCGGCAGGGGGAGTTCGTCGGCGAGACCCGCGACCGCGTCGAGCGGGAGCGCGGGCGGCTGCGGGCCGCCCTGAGCCAGCGGTACGAGGTGGGTCCCTCCGAGGCGCCGTTCCTCCTCGTCGACGCCGGCGACCGCGACGTCGACCGGGTGATCGAGCGCGCCCGCGACCGGGGCGTCGCCGTCCGCGACGCGCGCTCCTTCCGCGGCCTCGACTCGCACGTCCGGGTCGCGGTCCGGCGTCCGGCGGAGAACGACCGCCTGCTCGCGGCGCTCGGTGTCGGAGAGGCGGGAGACCGAGGCGAGGGGGGAGAGAGCGATGTTTGA
- a CDS encoding Rid family detoxifying hydrolase, with protein MKETIHTDDAPAAVGAYSQATTDGDLVFTAGQIPLTPEGDLLDDAPIAVQTEQALDNLLAVLAEAGAGPEDVLKTTVFMADIDDFDEMNETYADYFDESPPARSAVEAGALPKGAGVEIEAVAVVE; from the coding sequence ATGAAAGAGACCATCCACACGGACGACGCCCCGGCGGCGGTGGGCGCGTACAGTCAGGCGACGACCGACGGCGACCTCGTGTTCACGGCCGGGCAGATCCCGCTGACGCCAGAGGGCGACCTCCTCGACGACGCGCCGATCGCGGTCCAGACCGAGCAGGCGCTCGACAACCTCCTCGCGGTGTTAGCGGAGGCGGGTGCCGGCCCCGAGGACGTGCTCAAGACGACCGTGTTCATGGCCGACATCGACGACTTCGACGAGATGAACGAGACGTACGCCGACTACTTCGACGAGTCGCCGCCGGCCCGCTCCGCGGTCGAGGCCGGCGCGCTCCCGAAGGGCGCCGGCGTCGAGATAGAGGCCGTCGCCGTCGTCGAGTGA
- a CDS encoding CobD/CbiB family cobalamin biosynthesis protein has protein sequence MAPAVTLIAPAVTLIAPLLLAVALDLAVAEPPRRVHPVALFGRSVGRFDREWARPRPVGVAVAVALPLATAAVCGGTVALAAEYGPRAGGVPLGAVAVAAGVCFSAASLRMLLDVTAEVVAETESDPDAARESVRALVGRDPADLSPADLRSAAVESAAENLADGFVAPLGWFVAGATGAAALASVGAVPEVGGTGVGAETALAAGVAAAAWAKAVNTLDSMLGYRSKPVGWASARLDDAVMFLPARAAACCLAVAARSPGSLRRARPLAREPASPNSGWPMATAAVALGVRLEKPGAYALAGGPEPPTPAAARDAVRLVAVGGGVAVAAAAGWLLALAGVVAWS, from the coding sequence ATCGCCCCGGCCGTCACGCTCATCGCCCCGGCCGTCACGCTCATCGCCCCGCTCCTCCTCGCGGTCGCGCTGGACCTCGCCGTCGCGGAGCCGCCGCGCCGGGTCCACCCGGTCGCGCTGTTCGGGCGGAGCGTCGGGCGGTTCGACCGGGAGTGGGCCCGCCCGCGGCCCGTCGGCGTCGCGGTCGCGGTCGCGCTCCCCCTCGCCACGGCCGCGGTCTGCGGCGGGACCGTCGCGCTCGCGGCCGAGTACGGGCCCCGGGCGGGCGGCGTCCCGCTCGGCGCCGTCGCCGTCGCGGCCGGCGTCTGCTTCTCCGCCGCGAGCCTCCGCATGCTGCTCGACGTGACGGCCGAGGTCGTCGCGGAGACCGAGTCCGACCCCGACGCGGCCCGCGAGTCCGTCCGAGCGCTCGTCGGGCGCGACCCGGCGGACCTCTCGCCGGCCGACCTCCGGAGCGCCGCGGTCGAGAGCGCGGCGGAGAACCTCGCTGACGGGTTCGTCGCCCCCCTCGGCTGGTTCGTCGCCGGCGCGACGGGCGCCGCCGCGCTCGCGTCCGTCGGCGCGGTCCCCGAGGTCGGCGGGACCGGCGTGGGCGCCGAGACCGCGCTGGCCGCCGGAGTCGCCGCCGCGGCCTGGGCGAAGGCCGTGAACACGCTCGACTCGATGCTCGGCTACCGGTCGAAACCGGTCGGGTGGGCGAGCGCCCGGCTCGACGACGCGGTCATGTTCCTCCCGGCGCGGGCCGCGGCGTGCTGTCTCGCCGTCGCGGCCCGGTCGCCCGGGAGCCTGCGACGCGCGCGACCGCTGGCCCGCGAGCCGGCGTCACCGAACTCCGGCTGGCCGATGGCGACGGCCGCGGTCGCGCTCGGCGTCCGCTTGGAGAAGCCGGGCGCGTACGCCCTCGCCGGGGGTCCGGAGCCGCCGACGCCCGCGGCCGCCCGCGACGCGGTGCGGCTCGTCGCCGTCGGCGGGGGCGTCGCGGTCGCGGCCGCGGCGGGGTGGCTCCTCGCGCTCGCGGGGGTGGTCGCGTGGTCCTGA
- a CDS encoding nicotinate-nucleotide--dimethylbenzimidazole phosphoribosyltransferase yields the protein MRDARLVVVAGTTATAAIDGISAAGADPDLRVHTPSADLEIVETGRPAPDSPLPVSPSGCPTPAVVTRAVRELLGPERLPVEFVDAGLGAPTAATVRDVAASPGGDVRDPEPVPAAATVFERARALAPELAASDGDPDGAGEAGGDAELLVAETIPGGTTSALGVLTALGERAAVSSSLPANPIERKRRVVAEGLDASGLDPGDAAGDPIEAVRLAGDPVLAAVAGLVVGCADAGVDVTLAGGTQLAAAAALARHAGVDRPLPLATTSLVAGDPTADLPALAADLNLTLAAADPGFDEGDHPAMSAYARGEAKEGVGMGGALALAERAGVADAAVRERIAAVTDRLLAERPEEGGDRR from the coding sequence GTGAGAGACGCGAGGCTCGTTGTCGTCGCGGGGACGACCGCGACGGCCGCGATCGACGGGATCAGCGCCGCTGGCGCCGACCCCGACCTCCGGGTCCACACGCCGAGCGCGGACCTCGAGATAGTGGAGACGGGACGGCCCGCGCCGGACTCGCCCCTGCCGGTGAGTCCGAGCGGCTGTCCGACGCCCGCGGTCGTCACCCGCGCGGTCCGCGAGCTGCTCGGTCCGGAGCGTCTCCCCGTCGAGTTCGTCGACGCCGGGCTGGGAGCGCCGACGGCGGCGACGGTCCGCGACGTGGCGGCGTCTCCGGGCGGCGACGTTCGCGACCCGGAGCCGGTCCCGGCGGCGGCGACCGTGTTCGAGCGCGCCCGCGCGTTAGCGCCGGAACTCGCCGCGTCCGACGGCGACCCCGACGGCGCGGGCGAGGCGGGAGGCGACGCCGAACTGCTCGTCGCCGAGACGATCCCCGGCGGGACGACGAGCGCGCTCGGGGTCCTGACCGCGCTGGGCGAGCGCGCCGCCGTCTCCTCGTCGCTGCCGGCGAACCCGATCGAGCGCAAGCGCCGCGTCGTCGCGGAGGGGTTGGACGCGAGCGGCCTCGACCCCGGCGACGCGGCCGGCGACCCGATCGAGGCGGTCAGACTGGCCGGGGACCCGGTCCTCGCCGCGGTCGCCGGGCTGGTCGTCGGCTGCGCGGACGCCGGGGTCGACGTCACCCTCGCGGGCGGCACGCAGCTCGCGGCCGCGGCCGCGCTCGCCCGACACGCCGGCGTCGACCGCCCGCTCCCGCTCGCCACCACGTCGCTGGTCGCGGGCGATCCGACTGCCGACCTCCCGGCGCTCGCCGCCGACCTCAACCTGACGCTCGCCGCGGCCGACCCGGGGTTCGACGAGGGCGACCACCCGGCGATGTCGGCGTACGCCCGGGGCGAGGCGAAGGAGGGCGTCGGGATGGGCGGCGCGCTCGCGCTCGCGGAGCGGGCGGGGGTCGCGGACGCCGCCGTCCGCGAGCGGATCGCCGCCGTGACCGACCGGCTGCTCGCTGAGCGTCCGGAAGAGGGAGGTGACCGGCGGTGA
- the moeB gene encoding molybdopterin-synthase adenylyltransferase MoeB has protein sequence MSLSLDATQLDRYSRHVILDDVGPEGQKRLLDGRVLVVGAGGLGSPAIQYLAAAGVGTIGVVDDDVVERSNLQRQVIHADGDVGRKKVDSAAEFVADLNPDVDVERHERRLDASNARELVADYDVVVDCSDNFATRYVVNDAARIEGVPVSHGAIYKFEGQVTTLSPEGPCYRCLFPEPPEPGTVPDCASTGVLGVLPGTVGCLQATEAVKLLMDIGDPLVGRMLFYDAMDLSFETVPYARNPDCPVCGDDGIDTIEGIDYAAGCQVDAA, from the coding sequence ATGAGCCTCTCTCTCGACGCGACCCAACTCGACCGCTACTCCAGACACGTCATCTTGGACGACGTCGGCCCGGAGGGACAAAAGCGGCTGCTCGACGGCCGCGTCCTCGTCGTGGGCGCGGGCGGACTCGGGTCGCCCGCGATCCAGTACCTCGCGGCCGCGGGCGTCGGGACAATCGGGGTGGTCGACGACGACGTCGTCGAGCGCTCGAACCTCCAGCGGCAGGTCATCCACGCCGACGGCGACGTGGGGCGAAAGAAGGTCGACTCGGCGGCCGAGTTCGTGGCCGACCTCAACCCCGACGTCGACGTCGAGCGTCACGAACGGCGGCTCGACGCGAGCAACGCCCGCGAACTGGTCGCGGACTACGACGTCGTCGTCGACTGCTCGGACAACTTCGCCACCCGGTACGTGGTGAACGACGCCGCCCGGATCGAGGGCGTTCCCGTCTCGCACGGCGCCATCTACAAGTTCGAGGGACAGGTGACGACGCTCTCGCCCGAGGGTCCCTGCTACCGCTGTCTGTTCCCGGAGCCGCCGGAGCCGGGGACGGTGCCGGACTGCGCCAGCACGGGCGTCCTCGGCGTCCTTCCGGGGACGGTCGGCTGTCTTCAGGCGACGGAGGCGGTGAAGCTACTCATGGACATAGGCGACCCGCTCGTCGGCCGGATGCTGTTCTACGACGCGATGGACCTCTCCTTCGAGACGGTGCCGTACGCGCGCAACCCCGACTGCCCGGTCTGCGGCGACGACGGTATCGACACCATCGAGGGGATCGATTACGCGGCCGGCTGTCAGGTCGACGCGGCGTAA
- a CDS encoding NTP transferase domain-containing protein has translation MCGGRGTRLGGDREKPLAPVAGRPMVDRALDALAASRVETAYAAVSPHAPRTRERLVARRDGGEGESGTGSLELVVVDTPGDGYVTDLQAALAEGPEPPALTVAVDLPLLDGAAVDAVLDARAAAGTDALSVRVPAARKRELGASADAATRYDGAGDGEGTGANEEAADAGDETVVERVPAGVNVVGALDGAGDEAVRATRDARFAVNVNRPGDRRLAERILAGDSDAPALPSGGVDWLDRRGEGAGWEGGASP, from the coding sequence ATGTGCGGCGGCCGGGGGACGCGGCTCGGCGGCGACCGCGAGAAGCCGCTGGCGCCCGTCGCCGGACGGCCGATGGTCGACCGCGCGCTCGACGCGCTCGCGGCGAGCCGGGTCGAGACCGCGTACGCGGCCGTCTCGCCGCACGCCCCCCGGACCCGCGAGCGGCTGGTCGCGCGGCGGGACGGCGGGGAGGGCGAATCGGGGACGGGGTCGCTCGAACTCGTCGTCGTCGACACGCCCGGCGACGGCTACGTCACGGACCTTCAGGCGGCGCTGGCAGAGGGACCAGAACCGCCGGCGCTCACCGTCGCGGTCGACCTCCCGCTGCTCGACGGGGCGGCCGTCGACGCCGTCCTCGACGCCCGCGCCGCGGCCGGGACCGACGCGCTGTCGGTCCGCGTGCCCGCGGCGCGCAAGCGGGAACTGGGCGCGAGCGCCGACGCCGCGACCCGGTACGACGGAGCCGGTGACGGCGAGGGGACCGGCGCGAACGAGGAGGCGGCCGACGCGGGCGACGAGACGGTCGTCGAGCGCGTCCCCGCGGGGGTCAACGTCGTCGGCGCGCTCGACGGCGCGGGCGACGAGGCCGTGCGCGCGACCCGCGACGCGCGCTTCGCCGTCAACGTCAACCGACCCGGGGACAGACGGCTGGCAGAGCGGATCCTCGCGGGCGACTCGGACGCCCCCGCGCTCCCGAGCGGCGGGGTCGACTGGCTCGACCGGCGCGGCGAGGGCGCGGGGTGGGAGGGAGGTGCGTCGCCGTGA